From a region of the Lactuca sativa cultivar Salinas chromosome 4, Lsat_Salinas_v11, whole genome shotgun sequence genome:
- the LOC111890368 gene encoding uncharacterized protein LOC111890368, which yields MVDKVANIGYGYKAPTYHAMRDNLLIDAKKSASLLVDSFRSQRVDIGCTIMSDGWRDISQRHLINFLVNYPKGILFLKYVDASDIESNATNLCHLLAEIIEMVREKNVVQMVTDNAANYKLAGTKLCERYPSITWSPCATHCLNLVLKDLSEMDNVKSLVNLSSRVTVFVYNHKWPLNWLRKRPSWKEIIRPSATRFGIVFIALQSLYAHKADLQATVISNEFKKMLNVGNAIEYEKPKISYVYEGMRQARRGIKELFKKKKELYRPYTNIIDSRCDRMLRKSIYCAAYWLNPVFQYDHANLCRFRDAEGTFGRSSVVASHEWWKLFGEDIPVLQKFAIRILSQTTSSSGCECNWSVFERIHTKRRNRLEHQRLNDLVDMRSYDPIDYENIDKIGFWVVEEEWEG from the exons atgGTAGATAAAGTAGCCAATATTGGTTATGGGTACAAAGCACCTACTTATCATGCTATGAGGGATAATTTACTGATAGATGCAAAAAAGTCAGCTTCATTGTTAGTTGACTCATTTAGAAGTCAACGGGTTGATATTGGTTGCACAATTATGAGTGATGGGTGGAGGGATATTTCGCAACGACATTTGATTAATTTCTTGGTTAATTATCCGAAAGGGATATTGTTTCTTAAATATGTTGATGCATCTGATATAGAGAGCAATGCTACAAATTTGTGTCATTTGTTAGCTGAGATTATTGAAATGGTAAGAGAAAAAAATGTGGTTCAAATGGTAACTGATAATGCTGCTAATTACAAGCTTGCTGGTACTAAGTTATGTGAAAGATATCCTTCTATTACTTGGTCTCCATGTGCAACGCATTGTCTTAATCTTGTATTAAAGGATCTTTCAGAAATGGATAATGTGAAAAGTTTGGTCAATCTTTCATCGAGGGTTACTGTTTTTGTTTATAATCATAAGTGGCCCTTGAATTGGTTAAGAAAAAGACCTAGTTGGAAAGAAATCATTCGTCCAAGTGCTACTCGGTTTGGTATTGTGTTCATTGCATTGCAAAGTTTGTATGCCCATAAAGCAGATTTACAAGCAACTGTCATATCTAATGAGTTTAAGAAGATGTTGAATGTGGGAAATGCAATTGAAT ATGAAAAACCTAAAATTAGTTATGTTTACGAGGGAATGCGTCAGGCAAGGAGAGGGATTAAGGAATtgtttaagaagaagaaggaattaTACAGGCCTTATACTAACATAATTGATAGTCGTTGTGATAGGATGTTAAGAAAAAGTATTTATTGTGCGGCGTATTGGTTGAATCCCGTTTTTCAATATGATCATGCAAATCTTT GCAGGTTTCGTGATGCTGAAGGTACCTTTGGTAGATCTAGTGTCGTTGCTTCAC ATGAGTGGTGGAAGTTATTTGGCGAAGATATTCCGGTTTTGCAAAAGTTTGCTATTAGAATATTAAGTCAAACCACATCTTCTTCCGGCTGCGAATGTAATTGGAGTGTATTTGAAAGGATTCACACGAAACGGAGGAATAGGTTGGAACATCAAAGGCTAAATGATCTT GTTGATATGAGGTCTTACGATCCTATTGACTATGAAAATATTGATAAGATAGGATTTTGGGTGGTTGAAGAAGAGTGGGAAGGATAA